TGTTGCCAGCCATCAGCGTTGAGATATTGAGCAAAATACCCTTGTTGATAAAGCAAGCCTACACCAACTAGAGGTAATCCTAAGTCACTGGCTGATTTTAGGTGATCACCAGCGAGAACGCCCAAGCCACCAGAATAAACAGGTAAACAGTCAACCAAGCCAAATTCTGCCGAAAAATAGGCATAACACTCTTTGGGCTTTTGACTGCGTTGTTTCTGATACCAAGTTCCTTCTTGGAGATAATCTTCTAATTGTCGGGCGGCGCGATCCATTTGTGCTAAAAAGCCATCATCTTCCACTACCTCCAACAGCCGCGCTTGGGAGATAGTACCCAGCATCAACACTGGGTTATGGCGGCTAGATTCCCATAAATCTGTATCTAAACGGCGAAATAAATCTTTTGTCTCAACATTCCAATCCCAATGCAAGTTATATGCCAGCCGTCGCAGTGGTTCCAGGCGCGGTGGTAGTGATGGGGAAACATTAAAAGTGCGAATTGGCTGCATAGGTTAGCAACTCTCCAAGTTCAGCTATGGTTATTGTTTACCTTCTTTCTGCAATGTTGCCAATTCTTTATACTGTGTTTGTAAAGTACTGATGACTTTGTTAAGTATTCAAAACTTGCACGAGAATTATGGCTAAATCTTGCACCAAGCATCTTTGTTATTGTTCTGTGTTCTCCTTGAGCATCTGCTTGGTGAGCAAAATTTAATAATTGACATGTATCACATAACAACTCCCCATTCCCCCCATCACAGAGAGGTTAATGTCTGAGTAGCAGTATTTAACTGCCCAAAGAAGGCTGATCTTGGGGGTTTGTTGGCATTTTTAGAGTTTGAGCCGCTGCATAAGCCAACTCTGCGGCTATCTTATAAGCAAGCTTTATATTAGAATTGTGATTAGTAGGATTAGCTTGTCGATGCTTTAACTCTTTTTGAACCTCACCAGAGGCGATCGCTCGCTGCAAAATAATAAAAGCATCCAAGTCCTCTGAGTCATAATCTTGCCGTAGTAACACTTGTATCTGGTTCTGCTCGGCGATACTCAAATAACCAGTTCTAAAAGCTTGCTGGACGATTTGTTTAATTTCCACCATAATTTTAACCAGTGTGGCAGTTAATGAAAGGAGCTTAGTCTGTAAATTTGGGTTTCTTGTGAGGATTCCTACTAAGAACTTGCATTTTCTCTAGATTTCAAAATTTATAATGGCGGATATTCCAGACACATCGTCCATTTGGCTCACCTGATCGGGTGATTTACAATTGTGAGATTATGGTTATCGCTCAATCTAGTTCAATTTAGACAGTTTCTCTATGAAGAAAAGGTAACAGCTTTTTCTAAATTATGTTGATATAACTGCCCAATAGTAGCGCAGTTATCACTTACTAAATTCCAGACCTGCTATGTGTTTTTTGACTGACAACGATTCTATAAAAAAAATTAAATTTTTTCTAGTGTAGTCAACATAGAACAACGGGTAGCATCCCAATTTTGCCAATTGACTAAATGAGGAGAACTAGTTATTGCGTAGGCGTTAGCCTTCCCGTTCGCGTAGCGTCTCCGTCAGGAGAAGGGTAGGGAACGAAGCGGAATGTCGCAATTACAGCAGCTAGACTTGGCGATTTCTATGCTTCATTTCATGAAGATCGCCATGACCAAATATGTTTTTACACCTTTGGGATGCTCCCGAACAGCGAATTGTTTCAATGTACTTTTGATGACCAAGATAAAATTTTGAATCCAGCTATTGATCCGCAAACGAATGTTGTTTAAATTACCAATTTCAGGCAATTAATTATATTTTGATTATCTTCCTACTTGGGAGTGAGACATTAAAAATAAAATGTGTTATTCTGGGAGGCAATTATTATGAAAAGCCACCCATCTAAATGAAATCGTGACTTGGTTAAGTTATAAATCATCTGTGTGCAACATGAGCGTAGCTCCATACTCTAAAAATTCATTGCAAGAAATTCGCCATTGCAGTCGGGGAAGCGCTTACTTGTTTGCACCGATGGTCAATTTTAATGTGATGGCTGAAGTCGGTGATACTCCACCTTAGTAAAATTTAATTGGCTGAAGAATAACAACACAATTGGCAGCAATATAGTATTGTGATTGCTCAAAAATCAAGAGTCGATTTTGAGTTTATCAATTAAATATATATTGGTGTGGAAAAAGTTTGTGCTTGTGAAATTATTTCATTGAACATCATTCAGAAAATTACATAGAGCAACTTGCGGGTAAATATAGCAGATTGTAGGTGAATGAGAGACCAATTTTCATCATAAAGGCATATATTCAAAGCCTTGTAAATCTGTGATTAGTTCTCTGCTCTCTGCTGAGTATATCCAGCGAATCAAACTATTGAATAGTCTGATGTTTGAGTTTGCCATACTAGCTGGAAAAATATTTCAGCAGCATAATAGTATCTTTCTTTCATCAAGATTGAGACTACGCAACAAGTTGGTATTGATAAAAGTAATTAACGGGAGATAAGTGATCTCCGGCGATCGCTAGAACTGGACATTCCGCAAATATAGCTATTTACTGCTATTTTTAGGCTAAAAATAGCGCCTTAGTTCGACAATATTTGTCTAATTTTTTCACCGAAACATAACTTGACTAATTCCCGATCAGCAGCACTACCAAAAAATACACATCTTCAATTCAGCTAACATAAACTCGTCTCAGAGATAAGCAGTCATGAGTAACCAAAAACATTTTTCCAAATCCCAACGCTTCAAAGAATTACTGCTCATCACATTGTTAGGGGATATTCCAACTCTTGCTCTTGGCACAAAACTCCGGAGTTGGTTATATCGCATTATTTTTGCTCAGTTGGATAGCTCAGTTTATATACAAAATGGTGTGGAATTTTTGGGAGCAGATAAAATTAGCATCGGTAAAAGAGCGCATATTTTTAAAGGTGTGAGAATCGATGCTCAAGGACACTCAAATAATCAAATTTATTTAAGTCATGGGGTGGCTATAGAACGTAACGTTGATATTGGCTGTTTAGACAACACATCCATCTACATCGACGAAGAAACCTTTATTGGCCCTGATGTATGTATTGCGGGGCCAGGAGATATTACCATTGGCAAGCGCTGTCTAATTGCCGCCCACTCAGGCATATATGCTAACAATCATAATTTTTCTAATCCTCTAGAACCAATTAAATCTCAAGGCATTACTCGTCAAGGAATTGTCATTGAAGATGATTGTTGGTTGGGACATGGAGTGACAGTATTAGATGGTGTAACGATTGGTGAAGGCAGTGTGATTGGCGCAGGTGCAGTTGTCACTAAAGATATTCCGCCATTCTCCGTGGCAGTAGGTGTACCTGCACGAGTTGTCAAAAATCGGATGAGTCAGCAATTATCCGAGAGAGGCGTAGGCATTTCTTCACCATAATTAACGCGATGTGCGACTTATTTTCGAGAAAAAGTTGCACACAGTGTTAATTACCACCGCATCTAAAGAAAAGTGTGTCTTTTTTTTCCTTCAGAAAACAAAGCCGTAGAATAACGATGACT
This window of the Nostoc sp. HK-01 genome carries:
- a CDS encoding transferase hexapeptide repeat protein, producing MSNQKHFSKSQRFKELLLITLLGDIPTLALGTKLRSWLYRIIFAQLDSSVYIQNGVEFLGADKISIGKRAHIFKGVRIDAQGHSNNQIYLSHGVAIERNVDIGCLDNTSIYIDEETFIGPDVCIAGPGDITIGKRCLIAAHSGIYANNHNFSNPLEPIKSQGITRQGIVIEDDCWLGHGVTVLDGVTIGEGSVIGAGAVVTKDIPPFSVAVGVPARVVKNRMSQQLSERGVGISSP